In one Vulgatibacter incomptus genomic region, the following are encoded:
- the rarD gene encoding EamA family transporter RarD, which yields MATSAASGGVRASSGVIPAVGAYLAWGLFPLYWKQLGHVPPIEILGHRVVWSFVFVAILVSWQRRWPEFLRTLTTGRTLAPMLVTTTLISGNWFLFIWAVNSGHVTQASLGYYINPLLNVLFARVFLGEKLRPAKLVAVALAGAGVTILAIGEATIPWVALTLATTFALYGLVRKVAPVEPLTALSVETGLVMPLAATFLIWNSHQTGAPVLGASARDTAFLLGTGIATALPLLWFAIGAKRLRYSTMGIIQYLAPTGQLACAVLVYGEPFTERHAFTFALIWAAVILYAADGIRAGRRSARPPDGAEAEVSASA from the coding sequence ATGGCGACGAGCGCAGCATCGGGTGGGGTGAGGGCGAGTAGCGGGGTGATCCCCGCGGTCGGGGCGTACCTGGCCTGGGGCCTCTTTCCCCTCTATTGGAAGCAGCTCGGTCACGTGCCGCCCATCGAGATCCTCGGGCACCGCGTGGTCTGGTCGTTCGTCTTCGTCGCGATCCTCGTCAGCTGGCAGCGGCGGTGGCCGGAGTTCCTGCGGACGCTCACGACGGGGCGCACGCTCGCGCCGATGCTCGTCACGACGACGCTGATCTCGGGGAACTGGTTCCTCTTCATCTGGGCGGTGAACAGCGGCCACGTCACCCAGGCCAGCCTGGGCTACTACATCAACCCGCTCCTGAACGTCCTCTTCGCCCGGGTCTTCCTGGGCGAGAAGCTGCGCCCGGCAAAGCTCGTGGCCGTCGCGCTCGCCGGCGCCGGCGTGACGATCCTCGCGATCGGCGAGGCGACGATACCCTGGGTTGCGCTGACCCTCGCCACCACCTTCGCTCTCTACGGCCTCGTACGGAAGGTCGCTCCGGTGGAGCCGCTCACCGCCCTCTCCGTGGAGACCGGCCTCGTGATGCCGCTGGCCGCGACCTTCCTGATCTGGAATTCCCACCAGACCGGCGCGCCCGTCCTCGGCGCGTCGGCGCGGGATACGGCGTTCCTCCTCGGCACCGGCATCGCGACGGCCCTCCCGCTCCTATGGTTCGCCATCGGTGCGAAGCGCCTCCGCTACTCGACGATGGGGATCATCCAGTACCTCGCGCCCACCGGGCAGCTCGCGTGCGCGGTGCTCGTCTATGGCGAGCCGTTCACCGAGCGGCATGCCTTTACCTTCGCCCTGATCTGGGCGGCGGTGATCCTCTACGCCGCCGACGGGATCCGCGCCGGAAGGCGCTCGGCCCGCCCGCCGGACGGCGCCGAAGCGGAGGTCTCCGCGAGCGCCTGA
- a CDS encoding FKBP-type peptidyl-prolyl cis-trans isomerase translates to MKATNGVVVSLQYTLMNAKGEELETSVGSEPLAYLHGEGEIVPGLERELEGKEIGFKSRVMVPAADAYGERDEDAVFEAPKDELPEGIEAGEEIFGEDEDGEPMSFTVVKLTENGAILDTNHPFAGMDLTFDVEIVGLRPATEEELEHGHAHDAEGCDDLEDEEGEEEEQA, encoded by the coding sequence ATGAAGGCAACGAACGGCGTGGTGGTCTCCCTGCAGTACACCCTCATGAACGCGAAGGGCGAGGAGCTGGAGACCAGCGTGGGCAGCGAGCCCCTCGCCTATCTGCACGGAGAGGGCGAGATCGTCCCGGGCCTGGAGCGGGAGCTCGAGGGCAAGGAGATCGGCTTCAAGAGCCGCGTGATGGTCCCCGCCGCCGACGCCTACGGCGAGCGCGACGAGGACGCGGTCTTCGAGGCGCCGAAGGACGAGCTCCCCGAGGGGATCGAGGCCGGCGAGGAGATCTTCGGCGAGGACGAGGACGGCGAGCCGATGTCCTTCACCGTGGTGAAGCTCACCGAGAACGGCGCGATCCTCGACACGAACCACCCCTTCGCCGGGATGGACCTGACCTTCGACGTGGAGATCGTCGGCCTCCGGCCGGCCACGGAGGAGGAGCTCGAGCACGGCCACGCGCACGACGCCGAGGGCTGTGACGATCTCGAGGACGAGGAAGGCGAAGAGGAAGAGCAGGCCTGA
- a CDS encoding SDR family NAD(P)-dependent oxidoreductase — MPDSPKAEEASLTAFVTGAGIRVGRAIALELARAGYDVILHAHSSRASLETLAREIRDLGRDAFMVSADLSDPAEVERLAHGVRDMHPRLDLVVHNAGIYEARPFDRVSREDYRRMQAINVEAPFFLTQQLLPSLNASPAPSVIHLGDIGGERPVPGFSHYSVSKAALLMLTKALAVELAPKIRVNAISPGTVAFPPGLDSEAKQEILDRIPMEREGTVEDVAKAVVFLARHAPYVTGHVLDVDGGRSAML, encoded by the coding sequence ATGCCCGATTCGCCCAAGGCCGAAGAGGCCTCGCTCACAGCATTCGTCACCGGCGCCGGGATCCGGGTGGGGAGGGCGATCGCCCTCGAGCTCGCCAGGGCCGGCTACGACGTGATCCTTCACGCCCATAGCAGCCGGGCATCGCTCGAGACGCTCGCACGAGAGATCCGCGACCTGGGCCGCGACGCCTTCATGGTCTCCGCGGACCTCTCGGATCCGGCGGAGGTCGAGCGCTTGGCGCACGGCGTCCGCGACATGCACCCGCGCCTCGACCTGGTGGTGCACAACGCCGGGATCTACGAGGCCCGTCCGTTCGACCGGGTCAGCCGCGAGGACTATCGCCGCATGCAGGCGATCAACGTCGAGGCGCCGTTCTTCCTCACCCAGCAGCTCCTGCCTTCGCTGAACGCCTCTCCGGCGCCGTCGGTGATCCACCTCGGCGACATCGGGGGCGAGCGTCCCGTGCCGGGCTTCTCGCACTACTCGGTTAGCAAGGCTGCGCTGCTGATGCTCACCAAGGCGCTCGCGGTGGAGCTCGCGCCGAAGATCCGCGTGAACGCGATCTCGCCGGGGACGGTCGCGTTCCCGCCAGGGCTCGATTCGGAGGCGAAGCAGGAGATCCTCGATCGGATCCCGATGGAGCGCGAAGGGACGGTGGAGGACGTGGCCAAGGCCGTGGTCTTCCTCGCCCGTCACGCACCCTACGTCACCGGGCACGTCCTCGACGTGGACGGCGGCCGGAGCGCGATGCTGTGA
- a CDS encoding dihydroneopterin aldolase, translating into MNPGLDVIELRGIRADCIVGVYPEERSEPQPLEIDLSLGLDTRGAASGGGLEATVDYARLTGEVRFLVGACRFRLLETAAEALARYVLAPPTGDVPRARVEEVTVRLAKPHALPGDAVASLRIHRTAAEYAYEVEKNAFGEVDVIHETPGCGIYRLRVAPGRSIPTHVHEEMDEWELVLGPRLLLQGRPVAPGDAFHWPKGLPHRYDNPLSIEQTILCVDRPAFIPSDERLVDVPLESLRSIEPVSFYRRAAAEHAREGSP; encoded by the coding sequence GTGAATCCGGGTCTGGACGTGATCGAGCTCCGCGGCATTCGGGCCGACTGCATCGTCGGCGTCTATCCGGAAGAGCGAAGCGAGCCGCAGCCCCTCGAGATCGATCTCTCGCTCGGCTTGGACACGCGCGGTGCCGCCAGCGGCGGAGGCCTCGAGGCGACGGTCGACTACGCTCGCCTGACCGGGGAGGTCCGCTTCCTCGTCGGCGCCTGCCGCTTTCGCCTCCTGGAGACGGCGGCGGAAGCGCTGGCGCGCTACGTGCTCGCGCCGCCCACCGGCGACGTTCCCCGGGCGCGGGTGGAGGAGGTGACGGTCCGCCTCGCGAAACCCCACGCGCTGCCGGGCGACGCCGTGGCTTCGCTGCGGATCCACCGGACCGCGGCGGAGTACGCCTACGAGGTGGAGAAGAACGCCTTCGGCGAGGTCGACGTGATCCACGAGACGCCGGGCTGCGGGATCTACCGCCTCCGCGTCGCGCCGGGCCGATCGATCCCCACCCACGTCCACGAGGAGATGGACGAGTGGGAGCTCGTGCTCGGCCCCCGCCTCCTCCTGCAGGGGAGGCCGGTGGCGCCCGGCGACGCCTTCCATTGGCCGAAGGGCCTTCCACATCGCTACGACAACCCCCTGTCGATCGAGCAGACCATCCTCTGCGTCGACCGCCCTGCGTTCATCCCTTCGGACGAGCGGCTCGTCGATGTTCCCCTGGAATCGCTGCGGTCGATCGAGCCCGTCTCCTTCTACCGGCGGGCGGCGGCGGAGCATGCGCGCGAAGGGAGCCCGTGA
- a CDS encoding SDR family NAD(P)-dependent oxidoreductase has translation MSAAGTRRVLVTGGGSGIGRAVAIALARQGGLVVVAGRREERLAEVRDEHPECIRILPCDLESSAERSRLLRRASAMLGGLDGLVSCAGAAVHQLPGHIDEGALRRQLELNLVAPLRLGEQALSTLEPGGAVVFVASTLASRPVETSAVYSAAKAGLLAAMRSLALAGAPKRIRFNAVSPGVVDTEMVRTLRLAPGEVGPEPAERDARLEEQLAHLAALHPLGRLGGSEEVAEAIVHLLGAPWTTGTEHVIDGGLLLRE, from the coding sequence GTGAGCGCTGCCGGGACGAGGCGGGTGCTCGTCACCGGCGGCGGCAGCGGGATCGGCCGCGCGGTCGCGATCGCCCTCGCCAGGCAGGGCGGGCTGGTGGTGGTGGCGGGGCGCCGGGAGGAGCGCCTCGCGGAGGTCCGGGACGAGCACCCGGAGTGCATTCGGATTCTACCTTGTGACCTGGAGTCGAGCGCCGAGAGGAGCCGTCTCCTGCGCCGCGCGAGCGCGATGCTCGGTGGCCTCGACGGCCTGGTCTCCTGCGCCGGCGCCGCCGTGCATCAACTGCCGGGCCACATCGACGAGGGCGCGCTCCGGCGCCAGCTCGAGCTGAACCTGGTGGCCCCCTTGCGGCTGGGCGAGCAGGCGCTCTCGACGCTGGAACCCGGCGGCGCGGTGGTCTTCGTGGCCTCCACCCTCGCGTCGCGGCCCGTGGAGACCAGCGCGGTCTACAGCGCGGCGAAAGCGGGCCTGCTCGCGGCGATGCGCTCCCTGGCCCTCGCGGGAGCGCCAAAGAGGATCCGCTTCAACGCCGTGAGCCCAGGAGTGGTCGACACGGAGATGGTGCGGACCCTGCGCCTCGCGCCGGGCGAGGTCGGGCCCGAGCCGGCGGAGCGCGACGCGCGCCTCGAGGAGCAGCTGGCGCACCTCGCCGCCCTCCATCCCCTCGGCCGCCTGGGAGGCTCGGAGGAGGTCGCGGAGGCCATCGTCCACCTCCTCGGCGCTCCGTGGACCACGGGAACCGAGCACGTGATCGACGGCGGCCTCCTGCTGCGGGAGTAG
- a CDS encoding PKD domain-containing protein, producing MANSFHSTRIWLTGLLLVLTACGGSHKAEEVEPEAPVARILGPSTGQSGQRVELDGTGSTGEGSLVYTWEFDGPAGSDAALWTSDSDIAWLIPDVAGRYEVRLTIRDAMGATDTAVHPISVVAIPVARPGLDRLVEVGSEVVLDGSESRDPAGAPLSFRWEFVSRPEESAATLIGSREERARFTADVVGTWVVGLMVDNGTEPSETALVSIIAHDP from the coding sequence ATGGCCAACTCGTTCCATTCGACCCGGATCTGGCTCACAGGACTCCTGCTCGTTCTCACTGCGTGTGGCGGAAGCCACAAGGCGGAGGAGGTCGAGCCCGAGGCCCCGGTCGCCCGAATCCTCGGGCCCTCGACCGGCCAATCCGGACAGAGGGTGGAGCTGGACGGCACCGGCAGCACCGGCGAGGGCTCGCTGGTCTACACCTGGGAATTCGATGGGCCGGCGGGGAGCGACGCCGCGCTCTGGACCTCCGATTCCGACATCGCCTGGCTGATCCCCGACGTCGCCGGCCGCTACGAGGTCCGGCTCACGATCCGCGACGCGATGGGCGCCACGGACACGGCCGTACATCCGATCTCGGTGGTCGCGATCCCGGTGGCCCGTCCCGGCCTCGACCGCCTCGTCGAGGTGGGCTCCGAGGTTGTCCTCGACGGCAGCGAGAGCCGCGATCCCGCTGGCGCCCCGCTCTCGTTCCGCTGGGAGTTCGTCTCGAGGCCGGAGGAGAGCGCCGCGACCCTGATCGGCTCCCGCGAGGAGCGGGCGCGTTTCACCGCCGACGTCGTCGGGACCTGGGTCGTGGGCCTGATGGTGGACAACGGCACGGAGCCGAGCGAGACGGCCCTCGTGTCGATCATCGCGCACGATCCCTGA
- the mfd gene encoding transcription-repair coupling factor, with translation MSKQPDKADTAFVRLAAAAGAAPGESIAVLGVKGGARGFVGASLHRALGRPLLAVAADEDAADRLAADLAFFLGGDGEERRVLRIPADAVLPYDGLSPDRATELDRLAGLHLLSRRPDAIAVVSARALARRVPPPRTARKSAETLVVGQVRDRDDLARALVGLGYQSVPMVEDPGTFAVRGGILDVWPPVYEQPARIELFGDEIESLRLFDAATQRTLRPLDELEVCAAREILFDETSKRLGIEAARAAADRVNRPTAKVRELVEAIQEAIPAFGVEALLPGFFEEGLAPLPDYLRDDALILLDDPVAIERELEELHAELEREHAAAVQRGELALPPEAHFVAADELTRRLGAFTRVELHGLWLGVPGGREPIRFDLEPTEGIRKEIESHLGEEGALTPLVERLKRWRERGWTTMIACGSAGQADKLRRMLSERRLHVKVREGHPPPEPRDLHDLAVHAHLLTGELSSGFLSQQDGFVVISDEEIVGPRTRRKVRAAKRADLPFVAAFRDLDEGDLCVHVDHGLCKYGGLQKLNVRGVEGDFLVLHFAGQDKLFLPVSKLRQVQKFVGAGAEHARLDKLGGISWERTKKKVKDELLKMAAELLDIYARRKAHPGTAFPAPERYFRQFEEDFPFDETPDQAKAIADVLADMGSPEPMDRLICGDVGYGKTEVAMRAAFLAVMGQKQVAVLVPTTILALQHFNSFRKRMKDFPVQLDWVSSLRTAQENKEVLRKAAAGQVDIVIGTHALLGSSVSFRDLGLVVVDEEQKFGVAHKEKLKKLRAAVDVLTLTATPIPRTLHMSMAGVRDMSIIQTAPADRRAIRTFVARFSPTEIREAILREKARGGQVFFVHNRVESIGAMQRFLVELVPEASVGVGHGQMPEHALERVIGEFIDRKYDVLLCTTIIESGLDIPSANTIIVNDSDTFGLAQLYQIRGRVGRSAERAYAYLLVPAQRQITKDAQRRLEVLQQFTELGAGFHIASHDLEIRGAGNLLGAKQSGQIEAVGFDLYAELLEEAVAELRGEPQQTVVEPEVQLPIPAFIPDEYLPDVHQRLLFYKKLSQANTDEEIEEVREELVDRCGQPTREVDALCRVMAIKADLRALRLRALEAGPSRIAITLGPDAALDPAKLTGLVSTGGKEPRYRLTPDLKLLVRTPPDMGAEALLEAARDALRDLARCSA, from the coding sequence ATGAGCAAGCAGCCCGACAAAGCCGACACCGCCTTCGTCAGGCTCGCGGCGGCGGCAGGAGCGGCACCGGGCGAGTCGATCGCCGTCCTCGGCGTGAAGGGTGGCGCCAGGGGCTTCGTCGGCGCCTCCCTCCACCGCGCGCTCGGCAGGCCGTTGCTGGCGGTCGCCGCTGACGAGGATGCGGCGGATCGGCTCGCGGCGGATCTCGCCTTCTTCCTGGGAGGCGACGGCGAGGAGCGCCGGGTGCTGCGGATCCCGGCCGATGCGGTGCTGCCCTACGACGGCCTCTCCCCCGATCGCGCCACCGAGCTCGACCGCCTCGCGGGGCTCCACCTGCTCTCGCGGCGTCCCGACGCCATCGCCGTCGTCTCGGCTCGTGCGCTGGCGCGCCGGGTGCCGCCGCCGCGAACCGCCAGGAAGTCCGCCGAGACCCTGGTCGTCGGACAGGTTCGCGACCGCGACGATCTCGCCCGCGCCCTCGTGGGGCTGGGCTACCAAAGCGTGCCGATGGTGGAGGATCCCGGCACCTTCGCCGTCCGCGGCGGGATCCTCGACGTCTGGCCGCCCGTGTACGAGCAGCCCGCGCGGATCGAGCTCTTCGGCGACGAGATCGAGAGCCTGCGCCTCTTCGACGCCGCCACCCAGCGGACCCTGCGCCCGCTGGACGAGCTCGAGGTCTGCGCCGCCCGGGAGATCCTCTTCGACGAGACGAGCAAGCGCCTCGGCATCGAAGCGGCCCGCGCAGCAGCCGATCGCGTGAACCGCCCCACCGCCAAGGTGCGGGAGCTGGTGGAGGCGATCCAGGAGGCGATCCCGGCCTTCGGCGTCGAGGCGCTCCTCCCCGGCTTCTTCGAGGAGGGCCTCGCTCCGCTCCCGGACTACCTCCGCGACGACGCCCTGATCCTCCTCGACGATCCGGTGGCGATCGAGAGGGAGCTCGAGGAGCTCCACGCCGAGCTCGAGCGGGAGCACGCGGCGGCGGTGCAGAGGGGCGAGCTCGCCCTGCCTCCCGAGGCGCACTTCGTGGCGGCGGACGAGCTCACACGCCGGCTCGGGGCCTTCACTCGGGTCGAGCTCCACGGTCTGTGGCTCGGTGTGCCTGGGGGCAGGGAGCCCATCCGCTTCGACCTCGAGCCCACCGAGGGGATCCGCAAGGAGATCGAGAGCCACCTCGGCGAGGAGGGCGCCCTCACGCCGCTGGTCGAGCGACTGAAGCGCTGGCGCGAGCGCGGCTGGACCACGATGATCGCCTGCGGCTCCGCCGGCCAGGCGGACAAGCTCCGGCGGATGCTCTCCGAGCGACGGCTCCACGTGAAGGTCCGCGAGGGGCACCCGCCGCCGGAGCCCCGGGACCTCCACGATCTCGCCGTCCACGCCCACCTCTTAACGGGCGAGCTCTCCTCGGGCTTCCTCTCGCAGCAGGACGGCTTCGTCGTCATCTCCGACGAGGAGATCGTCGGCCCCCGCACCCGGCGGAAGGTCCGCGCCGCCAAGCGCGCCGACCTCCCCTTCGTCGCCGCCTTCCGCGACCTCGACGAGGGCGATCTCTGTGTCCACGTCGACCACGGATTGTGCAAGTACGGCGGGCTGCAGAAGCTGAACGTGCGCGGCGTGGAAGGCGACTTCCTCGTGCTGCACTTCGCCGGCCAGGACAAGCTCTTCCTCCCGGTTTCGAAGCTGCGCCAGGTGCAGAAGTTCGTCGGCGCCGGCGCCGAGCACGCGAGGCTCGACAAGCTCGGCGGCATCTCCTGGGAGCGGACCAAAAAGAAGGTCAAGGACGAGCTCCTCAAGATGGCGGCGGAGCTCCTCGACATCTACGCGCGGCGCAAGGCGCATCCGGGAACGGCGTTCCCTGCACCCGAGCGCTACTTCCGGCAGTTCGAGGAGGACTTCCCCTTCGACGAGACGCCGGATCAGGCGAAGGCCATCGCCGACGTGCTCGCCGACATGGGCTCGCCGGAGCCGATGGATCGGCTGATCTGCGGCGACGTGGGCTACGGCAAGACCGAGGTGGCGATGCGCGCCGCCTTCCTCGCGGTGATGGGGCAGAAGCAGGTGGCGGTGCTCGTCCCCACCACCATCCTCGCCCTCCAGCACTTCAACTCCTTCCGCAAGCGGATGAAGGACTTCCCGGTGCAGCTGGACTGGGTGTCGTCGCTCCGCACCGCCCAGGAGAACAAGGAGGTGCTGCGCAAGGCGGCGGCGGGTCAGGTGGACATCGTGATCGGCACCCACGCCCTCCTCGGCAGCTCCGTCTCCTTCCGCGACCTGGGGCTGGTGGTGGTGGACGAGGAGCAGAAGTTCGGCGTCGCCCACAAGGAGAAGCTCAAGAAGCTCCGCGCCGCGGTGGACGTGCTCACCCTCACGGCCACCCCGATTCCGCGCACCCTCCACATGTCGATGGCCGGCGTGCGCGACATGTCGATCATCCAGACCGCCCCCGCCGATCGCCGCGCGATCCGCACCTTCGTCGCCCGCTTCTCGCCCACCGAGATCCGCGAGGCGATCCTGCGGGAGAAGGCCCGCGGCGGGCAGGTCTTCTTCGTGCACAACCGGGTGGAGTCCATCGGCGCCATGCAGCGCTTCCTGGTGGAGCTGGTGCCCGAGGCCTCGGTGGGCGTGGGCCACGGACAGATGCCCGAGCACGCGCTGGAGCGGGTGATCGGCGAGTTCATCGACCGCAAGTACGACGTGCTCCTGTGCACGACGATCATTGAGAGCGGCCTGGACATCCCCAGCGCGAACACGATAATTGTGAACGACTCGGACACTTTCGGTCTGGCGCAGCTCTACCAGATCCGCGGCCGGGTCGGCCGCTCGGCGGAGCGGGCCTACGCCTACCTCCTGGTGCCGGCCCAGCGGCAGATCACCAAGGATGCCCAGCGCAGGCTCGAGGTGCTGCAGCAGTTCACCGAGCTCGGGGCGGGCTTCCACATCGCCTCCCACGACCTGGAGATCCGCGGCGCCGGCAACCTCCTCGGCGCCAAGCAGTCGGGCCAGATCGAGGCGGTGGGCTTCGACCTCTACGCGGAGCTCCTCGAGGAGGCGGTCGCGGAGCTCCGGGGCGAGCCGCAGCAGACCGTGGTGGAGCCCGAGGTGCAGCTCCCGATCCCGGCGTTCATCCCGGACGAGTATCTGCCGGACGTGCACCAGCGCCTGCTCTTCTACAAGAAGCTCTCCCAGGCCAACACGGACGAGGAGATCGAGGAGGTGCGGGAGGAGCTGGTGGATCGGTGCGGCCAGCCGACACGCGAGGTGGACGCGCTCTGCCGGGTGATGGCGATCAAGGCGGACCTCCGCGCCCTGAGGCTGCGGGCCCTCGAGGCCGGCCCGTCGCGGATCGCGATCACCCTGGGCCCCGACGCCGCCCTCGATCCTGCGAAGCTGACCGGCCTCGTCTCCACTGGCGGCAAGGAGCCCCGCTACCGCCTGACGCCGGACCTGAAGCTCCTGGTACGCACCCCCCCGGACATGGGGGCCGAAGCCCTCCTCGAGGCAGCACGCGACGCTTTGCGCGACCTCGCCCGCTGCTCGGCGTAG
- a CDS encoding nucleotide exchange factor GrpE, with protein sequence MSDTLGPKGAFSADISDDAVAEALRAVEERETRAAPEGEILDLEPASDAAAARIAELESALETNARLLEESLQRGRDSTERLQEAADRLTRMAADFDNFRKRSQREKEEAQRFGIERLLRDLVPVLDNFDRALEHAGGGADLASFSQGVSMTRRLFEETLGRFGVQSFSAVGKEFDPRLHEAMEQVESGEHPANVVAREHMRGYLLHDRLVRAALVSVSRGPGPAAEAAGDGAAPDPGAVSDDS encoded by the coding sequence TTGTCCGACACCCTCGGTCCGAAAGGCGCGTTCAGCGCCGACATCAGCGACGACGCCGTCGCCGAAGCCCTCCGCGCCGTGGAGGAACGCGAGACCCGTGCGGCTCCCGAGGGCGAGATCCTCGACCTGGAGCCCGCTTCCGACGCGGCCGCCGCGCGCATCGCCGAGCTCGAGAGCGCTCTCGAAACCAACGCGCGCCTCCTCGAAGAGTCCCTCCAGCGGGGCCGCGACTCGACGGAGCGCCTGCAGGAGGCCGCCGACCGTCTGACGCGGATGGCCGCCGACTTCGACAACTTCCGCAAGCGGTCCCAGCGGGAGAAGGAGGAGGCCCAGCGCTTCGGCATCGAGAGGCTGCTCCGGGACCTCGTGCCCGTCCTCGACAACTTCGATCGCGCCCTCGAGCACGCGGGCGGCGGCGCCGACCTCGCGAGCTTCAGCCAGGGCGTCTCCATGACCCGGCGCCTCTTCGAGGAGACCCTGGGCCGCTTCGGCGTCCAGTCCTTCTCGGCGGTCGGAAAGGAGTTCGATCCCCGGCTCCACGAGGCCATGGAGCAGGTCGAGAGCGGGGAGCACCCGGCCAACGTCGTCGCGCGGGAGCACATGCGCGGCTATCTGCTCCACGACCGCCTGGTGCGGGCCGCGCTGGTCTCGGTGTCGAGGGGCCCCGGGCCTGCCGCCGAGGCCGCCGGCGACGGCGCGGCGCCGGACCCGGGAGCGGTGTCCGACGATTCGTAG
- the dnaK gene encoding molecular chaperone DnaK: MGKIIGIDLGTTNSCVSVMDGGEPIVIPNSEGGRTTPSVVAFTERGERLVGQIARRQAVTNPENTIYGVKRLIGRKLGSDEVRTVCRTFPFQVVESENGNGDAWIRAEGRSFSPPEISAMVLAKMKQTAEDYLGEPVSSAVITVPAYFDDAQRQATKDAGRVAGLEVERIINEPTAAALAYGLDKSGNPQTERIAVYDLGGGTFDISILELNQGVFEVKATNGDTLLGGEDFDQRIIEWLAREFAAKNAIDLMSDRMALQRLKEAAERAKHELSSSTEAEVNLPFLVADATGPKHLVETLDRATLEELCADLIERTLEPCKVALRDAGLTARQIDRVLLVGGMTRMPKVQARVREFFGREPHKGVNPDEVVAVGAAIQGAVLLGDVREVLLLDVTPLSLGVETAGGVFTKIIEKNTTIPRRASQVFSTAQDNQPIVSVHVLQGEREMAEDNKTLARFELVGIPPAPRGVPQIEVSFDIDANGIVNVGAKDLGTGKQQKIRILASSGLTEDEISRMIADASAHEGDDKVKKELAELKNNADGLLYTTERSLEEYGGMLTEKDVLEIRADMERLRSILATGEAHRIKEAIQRLEGSAYRIADAIYGAKSG; encoded by the coding sequence GTGGGCAAGATCATCGGGATCGATCTGGGGACGACGAACTCGTGCGTCTCCGTGATGGATGGTGGGGAACCGATCGTGATCCCGAACTCGGAGGGCGGCCGTACGACGCCCTCGGTGGTGGCGTTCACCGAGAGGGGAGAGCGCCTCGTCGGGCAGATCGCCAGGCGACAGGCGGTCACCAACCCCGAGAACACCATCTACGGCGTGAAGCGGCTGATCGGCCGCAAGCTGGGGAGCGACGAGGTCCGCACCGTCTGCAGGACGTTCCCGTTCCAGGTGGTGGAGTCGGAGAACGGGAACGGCGACGCGTGGATCCGCGCAGAGGGCCGCAGCTTCTCGCCGCCCGAGATCTCCGCGATGGTCCTCGCGAAGATGAAGCAGACCGCGGAGGACTACCTGGGCGAGCCGGTCTCCTCGGCCGTGATCACGGTGCCCGCGTATTTCGACGACGCCCAGCGGCAGGCCACCAAGGACGCGGGCCGGGTGGCGGGCCTCGAGGTCGAGCGCATCATCAACGAGCCCACCGCGGCTGCGCTCGCCTACGGCCTCGACAAGTCGGGGAACCCGCAGACCGAGCGCATCGCGGTCTACGATCTCGGCGGCGGCACCTTCGATATCTCGATCCTCGAGCTCAACCAGGGCGTCTTCGAGGTGAAGGCCACCAACGGCGACACGCTCCTCGGCGGCGAGGACTTCGATCAGCGGATCATCGAGTGGCTCGCCAGGGAGTTCGCCGCCAAGAACGCCATCGATCTCATGAGCGATCGGATGGCGCTGCAGCGGCTCAAGGAGGCCGCGGAGCGCGCCAAACACGAGCTCTCGTCGTCCACCGAGGCGGAGGTGAACCTTCCCTTCCTCGTCGCCGACGCGACGGGCCCCAAGCACCTCGTCGAGACCCTCGACCGCGCCACCCTCGAGGAGCTCTGCGCCGACCTGATCGAGCGCACCCTCGAGCCCTGCAAGGTCGCGCTCCGCGACGCCGGGCTCACCGCGCGGCAGATCGATCGCGTGCTGCTGGTGGGCGGCATGACCCGCATGCCCAAGGTCCAGGCGCGGGTGCGGGAGTTCTTCGGCAGGGAGCCGCACAAGGGCGTCAATCCCGACGAGGTGGTTGCCGTAGGCGCGGCGATCCAGGGCGCCGTCCTCCTCGGCGACGTCCGCGAGGTCCTCCTCCTCGACGTGACCCCCTTGAGCCTCGGCGTCGAGACCGCTGGCGGCGTCTTCACCAAGATCATCGAGAAGAACACCACGATCCCCCGCCGGGCGTCGCAGGTCTTCTCCACCGCGCAGGACAACCAGCCGATCGTCTCCGTGCACGTGCTCCAGGGCGAGCGGGAGATGGCCGAGGACAACAAGACCCTCGCGCGCTTCGAGCTCGTCGGCATCCCGCCGGCGCCGCGAGGCGTGCCGCAGATCGAGGTCTCCTTCGACATCGACGCCAACGGAATCGTGAACGTGGGCGCCAAGGACCTCGGCACCGGCAAGCAGCAGAAGATCCGGATCCTCGCCTCCTCCGGGCTCACCGAGGACGAGATCTCGCGGATGATCGCGGACGCCAGCGCCCACGAGGGCGACGACAAGGTCAAGAAGGAGCTCGCGGAGCTCAAGAACAACGCCGATGGGCTGCTGTACACCACCGAGCGGAGCCTCGAGGAGTACGGCGGGATGCTCACCGAGAAGGATGTGCTGGAGATCCGGGCGGACATGGAGAGGCTCCGTTCGATCCTCGCCACCGGGGAGGCGCATCGGATCAAGGAGGCCATCCAGCGCCTCGAGGGCTCGGCGTATCGGATCGCCGACGCGATCTACGGGGCGAAGTCGGGCTGA